One genomic segment of Photobacterium sp. DA100 includes these proteins:
- a CDS encoding efflux RND transporter permease subunit: MISAVIRWSIQNRFLVLVATAFLIASGIYSLKRTPIDAIPDLSDVQVIIKTSYPGQAPQVVEDQVTYPLTTAMLAVPGAETVRGYSFFGDSYVYIIFNDDTDMYWARSRVLEYLSQVAPNLPDSAKPTLGPDATGVGWIYSYVLVDKSGQHDLSELRSLQDWFLKYELQTVEGVSEIVTVGGMVKQYQVQIDPNKLRAYNLTLQQVNMAIQAGNQEAGASVVELAEAEHMVRATGYVSSIDDLKNLPLKVTDKGTPLLLGDIADINLGPQMRRGISELNGEGEAVGGVVVMRFGENAQQVIGNVKDKLADLERSLPDGVEIVTTYDRSGLIDSAVKNLYEKLIEEFIVVAIVCALFLFHFRSSLVVMISLPIGILSAFIIMHWQGINANIMSLGGIAIAIGAMVDGAIVMIENVHKHIERTPLNDQNRWQVISRAAEEVGAPLFFSLIIITLSFVPVFALEGQEGKMFSPLAFTKTYAMAAAAGLAITLVPVLMGYLIRGNVLPEHKNPINRLVIALYRPLLNFSLAFPKTVIVIALALMASAYYPVQKMGSEFIPPLDEGDLMYMPTTYPGISIGKARELLQQTDKLIKTIPEVKTVWGKIGRAETATDPAPLTMIETIIQLKPKEQWREGVTTESLRRELDNLIQFPGLTNAWVMPIKTRIDMLATGIKTPIGVKIAGPDLKQIEQIGAQLETLLQEVEGTASVYAERVAGGRYITMDIKRREAARYGLNIRDIQQVISTAVGGMNVGESVEGLERYPINVRYPQSYRDSLDKLRNLPLVTPNGARIALADVADIRFEDGPPMIKTENARPNGWVFIDIDGRDLGSYVKDAQQVVAEQLELPAGYSLVWSGQYEYMERAKARLTVVVPATIAIIMMLLYLSFRRVGEVLIIMGTLPLAMVGGIWLMEWLGYNFSIAVGVGFIALAGVAVEIGVIMLVYLNQAWKYQLEEAEHTKQPLTLDSLNNAIVEGAGLRVRPIMMTVSTVIIGLIPIMYGSGTGSEVMQRIAAPMIGGMSSALLLTLVVLPASFQLWKRISYKLTK; this comes from the coding sequence ATGATCAGTGCCGTGATCCGTTGGTCTATCCAGAACCGTTTTTTGGTATTGGTTGCCACCGCTTTTTTAATTGCATCCGGTATATACAGCCTCAAGCGCACCCCGATTGATGCGATACCTGACCTGTCTGACGTGCAGGTTATCATCAAAACCAGCTACCCGGGCCAAGCGCCTCAAGTAGTAGAAGATCAAGTCACCTACCCGCTGACCACCGCCATGCTGGCGGTACCGGGAGCGGAAACCGTTCGCGGCTATTCCTTCTTCGGTGATTCCTATGTCTATATCATCTTCAACGATGATACCGACATGTACTGGGCGCGTTCGCGGGTACTGGAGTATCTCAGCCAGGTTGCCCCCAACCTACCGGACAGTGCCAAGCCGACACTGGGCCCCGATGCCACCGGTGTGGGCTGGATTTACAGCTATGTCCTAGTCGACAAAAGCGGCCAGCATGATCTCAGCGAGCTGAGAAGCCTGCAGGACTGGTTCCTGAAATACGAACTGCAAACCGTTGAAGGCGTATCGGAAATAGTCACTGTTGGCGGGATGGTCAAGCAATATCAAGTTCAGATTGATCCGAACAAACTACGTGCCTACAACCTGACACTCCAACAGGTCAACATGGCGATTCAGGCCGGTAACCAGGAAGCTGGTGCCTCAGTGGTTGAACTGGCTGAAGCCGAGCATATGGTCAGGGCAACCGGCTACGTCTCCAGCATAGACGATCTTAAAAACCTGCCGTTGAAAGTAACGGACAAGGGCACGCCGTTGTTACTGGGTGATATTGCCGATATCAACCTCGGCCCGCAAATGCGGCGCGGGATCTCTGAGCTCAACGGCGAGGGCGAAGCCGTTGGCGGGGTTGTCGTCATGCGCTTTGGCGAAAACGCCCAGCAGGTCATCGGCAACGTGAAAGATAAATTAGCCGATCTTGAACGGAGCTTGCCCGATGGCGTGGAGATCGTCACCACCTATGACCGATCGGGCCTGATCGACAGCGCGGTAAAGAATCTTTACGAAAAACTCATCGAAGAGTTCATCGTCGTTGCCATTGTCTGCGCTCTGTTCTTGTTCCATTTCCGCTCGTCGCTGGTAGTTATGATCAGTCTGCCGATAGGCATCTTGTCGGCGTTTATCATCATGCACTGGCAGGGGATCAACGCCAACATCATGTCGCTGGGTGGCATTGCGATCGCGATTGGTGCCATGGTCGACGGCGCCATCGTGATGATCGAGAACGTGCACAAGCATATCGAGCGAACCCCGCTCAACGATCAAAACCGTTGGCAAGTGATCAGCCGAGCGGCAGAAGAGGTCGGTGCCCCACTGTTTTTCTCGCTGATCATCATCACCTTGAGCTTTGTGCCTGTATTTGCCCTCGAAGGGCAAGAGGGCAAGATGTTCTCGCCATTGGCCTTCACCAAAACCTACGCCATGGCAGCAGCTGCCGGCTTGGCTATCACCCTAGTACCGGTGCTAATGGGCTACCTGATCCGTGGCAATGTCTTGCCCGAGCACAAGAACCCGATCAACCGCTTGGTGATCGCTCTCTATCGCCCATTGCTCAATTTCAGCCTGGCCTTCCCCAAAACAGTTATTGTCATTGCCCTGGCGTTGATGGCATCCGCCTATTATCCAGTACAAAAAATGGGCAGCGAATTCATACCGCCACTGGATGAAGGCGATTTGATGTACATGCCAACAACCTATCCGGGTATCTCTATCGGTAAGGCGCGCGAACTGCTGCAGCAAACCGACAAGCTGATCAAGACCATCCCTGAGGTAAAAACAGTTTGGGGCAAAATCGGCCGGGCTGAAACCGCCACCGATCCGGCTCCTTTAACCATGATCGAAACTATTATCCAACTCAAACCCAAAGAGCAATGGCGAGAAGGAGTGACGACAGAAAGTTTGCGCCGAGAGCTGGATAACTTGATCCAATTCCCGGGCCTGACCAATGCCTGGGTGATGCCGATAAAAACCCGCATCGACATGCTGGCAACCGGTATCAAAACGCCGATTGGGGTCAAAATTGCCGGCCCAGATCTCAAGCAAATTGAACAGATTGGTGCCCAGCTAGAAACCTTGCTGCAAGAAGTTGAAGGCACGGCATCTGTCTATGCCGAGCGGGTCGCCGGCGGCCGCTATATCACCATGGATATCAAACGCCGAGAAGCCGCCCGCTACGGCCTCAATATCCGTGATATCCAACAGGTGATCAGCACCGCTGTCGGCGGCATGAATGTCGGGGAGTCGGTCGAGGGGCTGGAGCGCTACCCGATCAACGTCCGTTATCCGCAGAGCTACCGAGATTCATTGGATAAATTGCGTAACCTACCCTTGGTTACCCCCAACGGTGCCCGAATTGCACTGGCTGATGTGGCCGATATCCGCTTTGAAGACGGGCCACCAATGATCAAAACCGAGAATGCCCGGCCAAACGGCTGGGTCTTCATCGACATCGACGGCCGTGATCTCGGCTCTTACGTTAAGGACGCCCAACAAGTTGTTGCCGAACAACTTGAGCTGCCAGCGGGCTACTCTCTGGTGTGGTCTGGCCAATACGAATACATGGAACGGGCCAAGGCCCGGCTGACCGTCGTCGTCCCCGCCACTATCGCCATCATCATGATGCTGCTCTACCTCAGCTTCCGCCGTGTCGGCGAGGTACTGATCATTATGGGTACCCTGCCGCTGGCAATGGTCGGCGGCATCTGGCTGATGGAATGGCTGGGCTACAACTTCTCGATTGCTGTTGGCGTTGGCTTCATTGCCCTGGCCGGTGTCGCAGTCGAGATCGGGGTCATCATGCTGGTCTATCTCAACCAGGCCTGGAAATACCAGTTGGAAGAGGCTGAGCATACCAAGCAGCCACTGACGCTCGACTCGCTCAACAATGCGATTGTGGAAGGGGCCGGCTTGCGGGTTCGCCCAATCATGATGACCGTCTCAACCGTGATCATCGGCCTGATACCGATCATGTATGGCTCAGGCACCGGCTCCGAGGTCATGCAGCGCATTGCCGCGCCAATGATCGGCGGTATGTCGTCGGCTCTGCTATTGACCCTGGTGGTATTGCCGGCCTCTTTCCAGCTTTGGAAACGCATTAGCTACAAACTAACGAAATAA
- a CDS encoding efflux RND transporter periplasmic adaptor subunit, translating to MKNAFSIAFIALAIGGALGYFANGYFSDGQSSDSTGTASNKPLYWVAPMDPNYKRDKPGKSPMGMDLIPVYEEDLAGGSNDPAGTVTISPAVENNLGVKTTQVKRQQLAPKIDSVGYVNFDESQLWQINSRVSGWIKNLSVNAIGERVLAGQVLFEIYSPDLVRAQEELLNAKRMGKAALVNGAKDRLRSLGVDNGQINDILRRGKTRQYIAIKAPADGVIATLNIRNGAYLSPQQTVISGGSLSDVWVDAEVFERQAHWITPGAEATMWVDALPGKNWQGKVDYIYPILDPATRTLRVRLKFSNREANLKPNMFANLTLIPQTKESVLVVPEQAVIRSGNMSRVVLAAGDGKYRTVRIETGRTAAGMVEVLDGLDLNDAIVTSAHFMIDSESSQNADLNRINTHIPTEPVSQVQTTGVIRNIMPGHKMLTLEHPPIPEWGWPAMTMDFTVSDDSDLSQFVGGQSVRFLITKQDSGQYTLSEIQADGAHSSTNMDHSTMDHSTMDHPPQVPAMEEAEQ from the coding sequence ATGAAAAACGCATTTTCCATCGCCTTCATCGCTCTCGCTATCGGCGGTGCGCTAGGGTACTTTGCCAACGGTTATTTTTCCGACGGACAATCAAGCGATAGCACTGGCACGGCCAGCAATAAGCCACTTTACTGGGTGGCCCCCATGGATCCGAACTACAAACGAGACAAGCCAGGAAAATCTCCCATGGGGATGGACTTGATCCCTGTCTATGAAGAAGATCTTGCCGGTGGCAGTAATGATCCGGCCGGTACCGTTACTATCAGCCCTGCGGTCGAAAATAACCTCGGCGTCAAAACGACCCAAGTTAAGCGCCAGCAACTGGCACCGAAAATTGATAGCGTCGGCTACGTCAACTTTGATGAGAGTCAGCTGTGGCAAATCAACAGTCGTGTCAGCGGCTGGATCAAAAACCTCAGTGTCAATGCGATTGGTGAGCGCGTGCTTGCCGGACAGGTTCTGTTCGAAATTTACTCGCCAGATCTCGTGAGGGCACAAGAAGAGCTGCTCAATGCCAAGCGTATGGGCAAAGCTGCTCTGGTCAATGGTGCCAAAGACCGCCTGCGCTCTCTGGGCGTGGATAACGGCCAGATCAACGACATTCTCCGCCGCGGCAAAACCCGCCAGTATATTGCAATAAAAGCACCGGCTGATGGTGTGATTGCGACGCTCAACATCCGCAACGGTGCTTATTTGTCACCGCAGCAAACCGTGATCAGCGGCGGCTCTCTATCCGATGTTTGGGTTGATGCCGAAGTCTTCGAGCGCCAGGCCCACTGGATCACCCCCGGTGCTGAGGCCACAATGTGGGTTGATGCCTTGCCGGGCAAAAACTGGCAGGGCAAAGTTGACTACATCTACCCGATCCTCGACCCCGCCACCCGCACCTTGAGGGTTCGTCTCAAGTTCAGCAACCGTGAGGCCAACCTCAAGCCCAACATGTTTGCCAACCTGACCCTGATCCCGCAGACCAAGGAGTCGGTGCTGGTTGTGCCTGAGCAAGCGGTGATCCGCTCCGGCAATATGTCACGGGTCGTCCTTGCTGCAGGTGATGGCAAATACCGCACCGTGCGCATCGAAACCGGGCGGACGGCGGCCGGCATGGTCGAAGTTCTGGATGGCCTGGATCTTAATGACGCCATCGTCACTTCTGCCCACTTTATGATTGATTCGGAATCGAGCCAAAACGCTGATCTCAATAGGATCAATACTCATATCCCGACCGAACCCGTCAGCCAGGTACAAACAACTGGGGTGATCCGAAACATTATGCCGGGTCACAAGATGCTGACTCTGGAACACCCGCCAATCCCCGAGTGGGGCTGGCCAGCAATGACCATGGATTTCACGGTAAGTGACGACAGTGACCTGAGCCAGTTTGTCGGCGGCCAGTCGGTGCGATTTCTAATTACTAAGCAAGACAGTGGCCAGTACACCCTTTCAGAGATACAAGCGGATGGGGCTCACTCTAGCACCAATATGGACCACAGCACCATGGACCACAGCACCATGGACCACCCGCCACAGGTGCCGGCAATGGAGGAGGCTGAACAATGA
- a CDS encoding TolC family protein, translating to MQKNKIYRALAMVSLIGFAANSWAANLPGNASADDKPASLNALINWAIEHDIAQQQIQFQADAISEMGIANSQLMDPKLRMGVNGLPVDSFAFDEDPMTNISVGLMQQFGRGNSLSLQQKQSQQKAGSVRKQADVRRLDVTQTITSAWIELTYLEQSHLLMQQNQDLFRELTRYLSTNYGVGASQAQDLIQAELQVNKIDEQLQANQQMQQRLRAQLSEWLGEQAWQVKATGYPQWLALQEYFAKAPHDHYQALTAHPRIQIADELIKSNETGVELANESYQPQFGVEVMYAYRQADRMDGSPAPDLVSAFVTMDLPLFTEKRQDKKLSAAQHQVGEARTQRDLTLRQMHAQVSAAAIDRDNTQQRLVRYRSTLLKQAKEKTQAVERGYQNNTSQLDEYIRAASEELAIELEQARLAADLQQANNTLAYLLNKY from the coding sequence ATGCAAAAAAACAAGATTTACCGTGCATTAGCTATGGTGTCTCTCATTGGGTTTGCCGCAAACTCGTGGGCCGCTAACCTCCCAGGCAATGCCAGTGCCGATGACAAACCAGCGAGCTTGAATGCACTGATCAACTGGGCCATCGAACATGATATTGCCCAGCAACAAATTCAGTTTCAGGCTGATGCGATCAGCGAGATGGGGATAGCCAACAGCCAATTGATGGATCCCAAATTGAGAATGGGCGTCAACGGGCTGCCTGTCGATAGCTTTGCGTTCGATGAGGATCCCATGACCAACATTTCAGTCGGTCTCATGCAGCAGTTTGGCCGTGGCAATAGCCTGTCTTTGCAACAGAAACAAAGCCAACAGAAGGCCGGAAGTGTGCGCAAACAAGCCGATGTCCGCAGGCTTGATGTCACCCAAACAATCACCAGCGCTTGGATAGAGTTGACCTACCTGGAACAGAGCCACTTACTGATGCAGCAAAACCAAGATCTGTTCCGTGAGCTTACCCGCTATCTGAGCACCAACTATGGCGTTGGCGCTAGCCAGGCTCAGGACTTGATTCAGGCAGAGCTGCAGGTCAACAAAATAGACGAGCAGCTTCAGGCTAACCAGCAGATGCAGCAACGCCTGCGAGCCCAGCTTTCAGAGTGGCTTGGCGAGCAAGCGTGGCAAGTCAAAGCGACAGGCTATCCGCAATGGCTCGCCCTGCAGGAATATTTTGCCAAGGCACCGCACGACCATTATCAGGCTCTCACGGCCCACCCGCGTATCCAGATCGCCGATGAGCTGATTAAAAGTAACGAGACCGGTGTCGAATTGGCGAATGAATCCTATCAGCCCCAGTTCGGTGTCGAAGTCATGTATGCCTACCGTCAGGCCGATCGAATGGATGGATCACCGGCACCTGATTTAGTCAGCGCCTTCGTCACCATGGATCTCCCTTTATTCACAGAAAAGCGCCAAGACAAGAAACTGTCCGCCGCCCAACATCAGGTAGGCGAAGCCAGAACCCAACGCGACCTCACCCTCCGACAAATGCATGCCCAAGTTAGCGCAGCGGCAATTGACAGAGACAACACTCAGCAGCGACTGGTTCGTTACCGCTCAACCTTGCTCAAGCAAGCCAAGGAAAAAACCCAAGCCGTCGAACGCGGCTATCAGAACAATACCAGCCAACTGGATGAATACATCCGAGCAGCCAGCGAGGAGTTGGCTATTGAACTGGAACAGGCCCGTCTTGCTGCCGACCTGCAGCAAGCTAATAACACCTTGGCCTACCTGCTGAACAAATATTAA
- the rsmS gene encoding pleiotropic regulatory protein RsmS, whose translation MTDSTSSPLDNAPDDIKLAVDLIYLLESNGIDPETALSAIKIVKNDLEAKLKAKQGE comes from the coding sequence ATGACAGACTCGACCTCATCACCACTCGACAACGCCCCTGACGACATCAAACTGGCCGTCGATCTCATTTACCTCCTCGAGAGTAACGGGATCGATCCTGAAACCGCGCTGTCGGCTATCAAGATCGTCAAAAATGATCTGGAAGCAAAATTAAAAGCTAAGCAGGGGGAGTAA